The following DNA comes from Bacillota bacterium.
CATAGTCCCTGTCGCGCTTCATCAGGGCATGCGCCCGCAGTGCCTGGTTGAGGTGATGGGTCAATTCCACATTGGCGTCATCATACAGATTATCGATCTTGAGCCATTGCTCGACCTTGGCCACGCCCTCCTCAGTGATGGCCACCGCGTGCGCCTTTTCGTCCACAGTGTAATCCTGCTCAGGCTTGAGCCTAGGCACGAGCCTGGCAAACTGGTAATAGAGATCCGTCGACTCCTCGGCCTGGCCTGAGATTATAAGGGGGGTTCGGGCCTCGTCGATGAGTATGCTGTCGACCTCGTCGACGATGGCGTAGTTTAACTCCCTCTGGACTATCTGGCTTATGTCCGTGACCATGTTGTCCCGGAGATAGTCGAAGCCAAACTCATTATTTGTCCCATAGGTGATATCGGAGTTATATGCATCCCGCCGCTCCTCATAGTCCAGCCCGTGAACGATAACACCGACTGACAGGCCGAGGAACCTGTAGATGCTGCCCATCCACTCGGCGTCACGGCGTGCCAGGTAGTCATTTACCGTGACAATGTGAACGCCCTTGCCAGGAAGCGCATTCAGATAGGCGGCCAGCGTCGCCACAAGGGTCTTGCCTTCGCCTGTCTTCATCTCGGCGATCCGGCCCTCATGAAGGACAATGCCGCCCATTAGCTGGACATCAAAATGCCGCATCCCAACCGTCCTCTTCGCAGCCTCTCGCACGACGGCAAAGGCCTCCGGCAGGATATCATCAAGGCTCGCGCCATTGGCCAGCCTCTCCTTGAATTCACCAGTCTTCGCCCGCAACGCGTCGTCTGGCAAACCAGCAATGTCAGATTCAAAACCATTTATTACCTGAACCCTGTCCCTGAGCCTCCTAATTTCCTTTTCATTGAAATCAAAGAGGTTGCGGACAAATTCAAACATCTCCACTCACCACCTATCTAGCTCCCAGCAGGAGAATCTATCTCCCATCAAAAAAACGTCAAGCATCCCATCATAAAAGCACTGAATAGACAGCAGAAAAAATGTCAAGCAGAACCCCGCGGGTCTTATCTTGACCTGCTGGTCTTATCTTGACATCGATCATCCCAGAATTCCACGCTTCTGATTATACCATTTTAAAAGATGACGGGCAACCCCATGGCAAGCTGGCAAGCTGAACGAGCTGATGAGCTAATGAACTAACCATGCTATTGTGCCGCTATGCCGCTACGCTATATTATGCCCGGCGCATCATCCATCTCTGGATCAAAAGAAAGACCCCGACTGCTATGACTATATCTCCAACGCTGGTCATCCGGTGAACAGGGTAGGGCCTGCCGATCGCGACCATATCCCCCAGGAAGGAGAGTCGCGCTCCAGGGCCCGCCAGGCAATAAGTTACCGCTCGCCCAGACTCTATTAGAGATATCTGGTCCCCCATGCCGATTCGTATAAGACCCTCGGGTGAAACGGGCATCCTACCTCCGTTTGCCGCGATAACGATGAAATTCAGCAGGATCCCGGCCCCCATAACCAGCATCTCAGGCATGCTGCGGTTTGACCACACAGCAATAAAAAGAAGGATATAGGTTACGATATAAAGATACGGGGCTATTTCACTCAGGGCCGGCCAGCCTTTTAGCCCCGCCGCAATCAATACCTGTTCGACCAGGAAGGCCAGGATAATTAGATCAACCCGCCTCAGTGGGAGGTTCCCCAGCCTTCGTATCTGCCCCCCGCGTATCTTCCCGATCGCAACCGATGCCAG
Coding sequences within:
- a CDS encoding DUF5317 domain-containing protein produces the protein MISAKVYEGVKVVVLDAALASVAIGKIRGGQIRRLGNLPLRRVDLIILAFLVEQVLIAAGLKGWPALSEIAPYLYIVTYILLFIAVWSNRSMPEMLVMGAGILLNFIVIAANGGRMPVSPEGLIRIGMGDQISLIESGRAVTYCLAGPGARLSFLGDMVAIGRPYPVHRMTSVGDIVIAVGVFLLIQRWMMRRA